CTGAAATCAGCAGTTATCAACACGGTTCATAATGCTGAACAGCGAGGAGAAACCATAAAGCCAGAAGATTTGGCGGCAAGTTTCCAGGAAAGTGTCATTGATGTGCTGACAACAAAAGCCTTTGACGCAGCAAAAGAGTATAAAGTAAAACAAGTAGTCCTAGCAGGCGGAGTAGCTGCAAATAAAGGATTAAGGTCTGCGTTGGAAAAGAAATTTTCAAGCCTTAATGATGTCAGACTGACAATACCGCCATTATCTTTATGTACAGATAATGCTGCGATGATTGCTGCTGCAGGAACAGTTTTCTATGAGAAGGGACAAAGAGCTTTCTCTGATTTAAATGGAAATCCTGGCTTGGATATTACTATCCACAACTAGAAATAGGTATAGGTCTAAATCCCTGTTGAAAAACAGGGGTTTTATTTTAGGATATAAACAGAAATGTCCACAACACTGTGGATAATGTGAGTAAAATCAATAGAAATTGTGGATAATGTGAATAAATCTGTGGAAAGCTAGTTTAATAACTATTTTTATGTGGATAAATATGTGGAAAAAAAGTACTGGGCAAATCACTGCCCAGTACTTTTTACTTATCTGACAATTCAGTCCACTCATCCATAAGGTTGTCGATTTCGCTTTTAAATTCTTCTAGTTCTTTGTTCAGTGCAAATACCTTTTCATGGTCTTGGAAGATGTCAGGCTCACAGAGCTTTTCCTCATGATCTGCTACCTTTTGTTCCAAGCTTTCGATTGTTTTTTCAATTTCTTCAATTCTGCGCATGCGCTGCCGTTCTGCTTTCTTAGCTTCCTTATCTTGTTGATAAGATGTTTTTTCAGTATTATCAACAGCAGGAGCAGAATTGGAAACGGCTGTTTCCATTGCCAGCAACTCTTCTTGTTCGAGTTTCTTGTCTACATAATAGTCATAGTCTCCAAGATATTCCGTTGAACCTTCCTGTTGAAGCTCAATTACTTTTGTAGCAATTCGGTTAATGAAATAACGGTCATGGGAAACGAATAATAGAGTACCAGGATAATCAATTAAAGCATTTTCAAGCACTTCTTTGCTGTCTAGATCAAGATGGTTTGTTGGCTCATCTAAAATCAGTACATTTGGCTTTTCCATCATAAGCTTTGCAAGAGCAAGTCTAGCCTTTTCCCCGCCGCTCAGTGAATTGACAATCTTTAGTACATCGTCTCCTGAGAAGAGAAAATTACCTAGAACGGTTCTAATTTCTTTTTCAGGTCTTAGTGGGAACTCATCCCACAATTCATTTAATACTCTCTTGTTCGAATGGAGTTCTGCTTGCTCTTGGTCATAATAACCAACCATGACATTTGTTCCCCAAGCTGTTGCGCCTGCATGCTTGTCTATTTTTGAGATAATTGTTTTTAGTAATGTTGATTTACCGACACCGTTAGGTCCCACTAAAGCAACACTGTCTCCTCTGGTTAATTGGAAAGAGATATGTTCAGAAACAGTGTTTCCCTCGTAACCAATCGCAAGATCCTGCACCTTTAACACATCATTGCCGGATTGCTTCTCAATTTGGAATCCGAAAGAAGCTGACTTTTCATCACCATCAGGACGCTCAAGACGGTCCATTCGATCCAGTGTTTTTCTTCTGCTTTGAGCTCTTTTTGTTGTCGATGCTCTAGCAAGATTCTTTTGAATAAATGTTTCTAGCTTAGCAATCTCTTCTTGCTGCTTTTCATATACCTTCATATCTCTTTCGTAATTCTCAGCTTTTTGCTGAAGGTAAGAGCTGTAGTTACCATTGAACTTTTGGATATTGGTTCTGGAAAGTTCATATATTTGGGTTACAACTTTATCAAGGAAGTAGCGGTCATGGGAAACAATTAAGACAGCACCATCGTAGCCTTGCAAATATTGTTCCAGCCATGATAGGGTCTCAATATCCAAATGGTTAGTCGGCTCATCCAAAATTAAAATTTCAGGGGTTGTCAGCAAAAGCTTTGCTAAGGCAAGTCTTGTCTTTTGTCCGCCGCTTAATGTAGATATTTTTGTGCTGTAATCAAAGGAACCGAAGTTCAAACCATGAAGTACAGAACGAATATCAGCTTCATACTGATAACCGCCATTTTCCTTAAAGTTATATTGAAGAGTATCATATTCCTTCAATATCTTTTCGAATCTTTCCGGTTGGCTGCTTATGTCAGGGTCTGCCATCTGCTGTTCCAGCTTTCTTAGCTCTGCTTCCTGCTGCTGAAGGCCTTTAAATACGGTCAACATCTCATCCCAAATGGACAGATTAGATTCGAGCCCTGTATTCTGAGCAAGATAACCTATTTCTACATTTTTTGGTTTAATGATTTCCCCAGTTTCATATGAAAGGTGGCCAGCGATCATCTTTAGCAATGTCGATTTTCCAGCACCGTTTCGGCCTACTAACGCGATTCTATCTCTTGTTTGCACTTCTAATTTTATATTGGATAAGATAATTTCAGCTCCAAAGTATTTGGAAAGTTGATTCACTTGTAATAGTATCATTGCGTAATTCACCTCAGAATGTATGTATATCAAGTGTAACTTATATACGTGGGAAACCGCAATAAAGGCAATCGCAGGCAGTGAAAATTCTTTAATGATACACTTTAGAAGGAAAATAGTGTATGATTTGCTTAGAGGTGTTAAAAATGAAGAGTTTTACACACTTTAATGATGAGGGCCGAGCGAAAATGGTTGATATAAGCGAAAAAAGCGAAACCGCTCGCATAGCAGTTGCCCACTCAAGCATTATAGTAAATAAATATATATACGACAGCATCATCCATAATACGATAAAAAAAGGAGATGTTTTGGCTGTCGCCCAAGTAGCAGGCATCATGGCAGCAAAGAAAACATCTGACTTAATACCGATGTGCCATCCCATCTCTTTGAAAGGGGTCGATATTTCTTTTCGTTGGGAAGAAGAAGGACAAGAACAAGAAGCTTACCGTTTAGTAATAGAAGTATCAGCAAAGACGATTGGGAGCACCGGCGTGGAAATGGAAGCACTGACTGCAGCATCCGTCACGGCATTAACGATTTATGATATGTGTAAAAGCATTGATAAAGGAATGGTCATCGGCGAAACTTACTTGCTTGAAAAATCAGGCGGTATCAATGGTCCATACAAGAGGGTTTAAAGTTTATCAGGAAAGATAGATGTATTATTAATTACAGGTAGGGGATTACAATGAGCAATGAGATAATGAAGATACCGCAAGCTACTGCTAAGCGGTTGCCTTTATATTATCGCTTCTTAAAAAATTTACATTCTTCAGGGAAACAAAGGGTTTCATCTGCCGAATTAAGTGAGGCAGTTAAGGTAGATTCAGCTACCATCAGAAGGGACTTCTCGTATTTTGGAGCATTAGGGAAAAAGGGTTACGGATATAATGTAAACTACCTGCTTTCCTTTTTCCGGAAGACATTGGACCAAGATGAGCTGACGAAGGTTGCCCTGATTGGTGTGGGTAATTTAGGGGTTGCCTTCTTAAACTATAACTTCTTGAAAAACAACAATACAAAAATAGAAGTGGCATTTGATATTGCAGAAGATAAGACAGGAACGTCAATTGGAGAGGTAGATATCCATCATATGGATGATTTGGAGAAGGTCATTTTAGAGCATGATATCCAGGTTGCCATCTTAACTGTTCCGGCAGCAGTTGCCCAAACGATTACTGATCGTTTAATAGACTGCTCTATTAAAGGCATTCTGAACTTTACACCAGCTCGGCTGACTGTGCCTGCTAGTGTACGAATTCATCATATCGACTTGGCTGTTGAACTTCAATCTCTAGTCTACTTCCTTAAACACTATCCGACTCCAGCAGATGAAGCGGAAGAGGAATGAGCCACAAAAAAGCAATTATAAATGCTTCCATTTATAATTGCTTTTTTTATTATATATGGCATTATCTCTCCTGATTTTTGCGGGTAGCCTTTTTAATCATAAAATGGAAGGAAATGAGCCGGATTCCAGTGCCTATATCAAATGTCGCCAGTATGACAAGTATATAGGAGAAGAAGCCCCATCCTCCATGATCACGGACTGATTGAACAGCAAAATAGGTAAATAAAGCACCAAGTATTAAATAAAGTATTCCAGAGAGTAATGCTGATTTCCTCATAAAAATCCTCCAATAAATTGTGAAATGTTCTCCATATTTCGCTGCCATTCCTGGATGGCATCCAGATTAAACTGGATGATGACGACCAGTGTGTTCATTGACACATGAGCAAAAATAGGAACCCAGATTCTTTTTGTTCTTACATAAAGGAAAGCAAAGGTGAAACCCATGCTGGCGTACAGCAAGATATGTACAAATTCCATGTGTGCTGCTGCAAAGACAAGAGAACTGATCAATGCAGACAGGAAAAAACCTAGTCGTTTATAGAGTACCCCGAATATGATTTTCCGAAAAATGATTTCTTCTAAGATTGGACCGACAACGCTGATAACTATAATCACAAGCGGAGAATACTCAACAAAGGTCATAAGCTGCTGTGTATTTTCTGATTCTTGTTCAATTCCTAATGCCATTTCGATTGAACCGGCTATTGATTGAGCAACTAAGGAAAGAAAGATACCTGCCACTGCCCAGCCAATGCTTGCAGGGATGCTTGCGGGATTTTCGCGGAGCGGATTCCTCATCTCATGGCGAAGCAGGAAAAGAACAACGAGCAATGTGACAAGGAAGCTGAAAATCAGCCAAATAACGACAGAAGCCATGCCAAGCTCTGCAGAATCATATCCCATAAGGTTGCCGAAAAACATGACAATCGGAACGCCAATTAAGGTAGATAATTGCATAGCAATATACGATATTACAATAATCCAATATTCTTTTTTCAAGATATCGTACTCCTTTTCGATATTCTAATATATAAATTAATCATATAAACTTTTGAGCATTAGTATTCTTCGCATTCAGCAAATGCTGTCTTTTGCACAAACATGATTAGAATTAGTAATACACATACTATTCATTCTACTAATAAGTGCGTGCTTACTCAAATAGAACACATTAAAAAAGAGGAGATTTTATGAATAAAGTCGAAGAAAGAGTGTATACTTCTTAAAGGCGTGTACAGGGCAGTATAATTTTTTGTAAAATCTAAGGCTTGTCTCTTGCAAATTATAAAAAGATTAATTAATATAATAATTGTGTTAGCACTCAAGAGTGATGAGTGCTAATAATAATAAATTTACATATTATTTGAGGAGGTTGTTTCACTTGTTAAAGCCATTAGGAGATCGTATTGTTATTGAGCTTGTTGAAACAGAAGAAAAAACTGCAAGTGGCATCGTGCTACCTGACTCTGCTAAGGAAAAGCCGCAAGAAGGCAAAGTAGTAGCAGTTGGTAACGGCCGTGTTCTAGACAATGGAGAGCGTGCTGCACTTGATGTATCTGTTGATGATGTAATTATCTTCTCAAAATATTCTGGAACTGAAGTTAAATATGAAGGGAAAGAATATTTAATCCTTCGCGAAAGCGACATTTTGGCAATCGTACAATAATTTGAAATTAATATATAAGAAATAACATAAATTCTTGAGGAGGTTTTTTAAAATGGCTAAAGATATTAAATTTAGTGAAGAAGCGCGCCGCTCTATGCTTCGTGGTGTAGATGCACTTGCTGATGCAGTTAAAGTAACACTTGGACCTAAAGGACGCAATGTCGTGCTTGAAAAAAAATACGGTTCACCGCTAATTACAAATGACGGTGTTACTATCGCAAAAGAAATCGAGTTGGAAGATGCATTTGAAAATATGGGTGCTAAACTTGTAGCTGAAGTTGCAAGCAAAACAAACGATGTTGCTGGGGACGGTACAACAACTGCTACAGTATTGGCACAAGCGATGATCCGTGAAGGACTTAAAAACGTAACTGCTGGTGCAAACCCAATGGGTATCCGCAAAGGGATGGACAAAGCGATTTCAACTGCTATTGAAGAGTTGAAGGCTATCTCAAAACCAATCGAAGGCAAAGCTTCTATCGCACAAGTAGCTGCTATCTCTGCTGCTGACGAAGAAGTTGGCCAATTGATCGCAGAAGCTATGGAACGCGTTGGCAACGACGGTGTAATCACAATTGAAGAATCTAAAGGCTTCACAACTGAATTAGATGTAGTA
This DNA window, taken from Niallia sp. Man26, encodes the following:
- a CDS encoding redox-sensing transcriptional repressor Rex, which encodes MSNEIMKIPQATAKRLPLYYRFLKNLHSSGKQRVSSAELSEAVKVDSATIRRDFSYFGALGKKGYGYNVNYLLSFFRKTLDQDELTKVALIGVGNLGVAFLNYNFLKNNNTKIEVAFDIAEDKTGTSIGEVDIHHMDDLEKVILEHDIQVAILTVPAAVAQTITDRLIDCSIKGILNFTPARLTVPASVRIHHIDLAVELQSLVYFLKHYPTPADEAEEE
- a CDS encoding ABC-F family ATP-binding cassette domain-containing protein; translated protein: MILLQVNQLSKYFGAEIILSNIKLEVQTRDRIALVGRNGAGKSTLLKMIAGHLSYETGEIIKPKNVEIGYLAQNTGLESNLSIWDEMLTVFKGLQQQEAELRKLEQQMADPDISSQPERFEKILKEYDTLQYNFKENGGYQYEADIRSVLHGLNFGSFDYSTKISTLSGGQKTRLALAKLLLTTPEILILDEPTNHLDIETLSWLEQYLQGYDGAVLIVSHDRYFLDKVVTQIYELSRTNIQKFNGNYSSYLQQKAENYERDMKVYEKQQEEIAKLETFIQKNLARASTTKRAQSRRKTLDRMDRLERPDGDEKSASFGFQIEKQSGNDVLKVQDLAIGYEGNTVSEHISFQLTRGDSVALVGPNGVGKSTLLKTIISKIDKHAGATAWGTNVMVGYYDQEQAELHSNKRVLNELWDEFPLRPEKEIRTVLGNFLFSGDDVLKIVNSLSGGEKARLALAKLMMEKPNVLILDEPTNHLDLDSKEVLENALIDYPGTLLFVSHDRYFINRIATKVIELQQEGSTEYLGDYDYYVDKKLEQEELLAMETAVSNSAPAVDNTEKTSYQQDKEAKKAERQRMRRIEEIEKTIESLEQKVADHEEKLCEPDIFQDHEKVFALNKELEEFKSEIDNLMDEWTELSDK
- the groES gene encoding co-chaperone GroES, encoding MLKPLGDRIVIELVETEEKTASGIVLPDSAKEKPQEGKVVAVGNGRVLDNGERAALDVSVDDVIIFSKYSGTEVKYEGKEYLILRESDILAIVQ
- the moaC gene encoding cyclic pyranopterin monophosphate synthase MoaC, with the translated sequence MKSFTHFNDEGRAKMVDISEKSETARIAVAHSSIIVNKYIYDSIIHNTIKKGDVLAVAQVAGIMAAKKTSDLIPMCHPISLKGVDISFRWEEEGQEQEAYRLVIEVSAKTIGSTGVEMEALTAASVTALTIYDMCKSIDKGMVIGETYLLEKSGGINGPYKRV
- a CDS encoding type II CAAX endopeptidase family protein; the protein is MKKEYWIIVISYIAMQLSTLIGVPIVMFFGNLMGYDSAELGMASVVIWLIFSFLVTLLVVLFLLRHEMRNPLRENPASIPASIGWAVAGIFLSLVAQSIAGSIEMALGIEQESENTQQLMTFVEYSPLVIIVISVVGPILEEIIFRKIIFGVLYKRLGFFLSALISSLVFAAAHMEFVHILLYASMGFTFAFLYVRTKRIWVPIFAHVSMNTLVVIIQFNLDAIQEWQRNMENISQFIGGFL
- a CDS encoding YdiK family protein: MRKSALLSGILYLILGALFTYFAVQSVRDHGGWGFFSYILVILATFDIGTGIRLISFHFMIKKATRKNQER